In Dehalogenimonas etheniformans, one genomic interval encodes:
- a CDS encoding response regulator, with the protein MKVFLLEDNPGDVRLIKEYFKDMPGISLGGTAELLDKAINFLNENETEVALIDLNVPDSPGLETLKTLRAKFPDLPIVVLTSNSDEELGSRAIHFGAQDYLVKGQVESGLLRRVLFYAVERKKSEEAINAAVREWQSTFDSITDIIILLDRNHRIIRANKAFTDTFKLKHDAAVGRHCYEIVHNALEPPVFCPHSRTLSTCQAAREEFFEPNLGIYIEATTLPTFDQLGNCTGSVHIVKDINERKQAEQSLQNLNVELENRVKARTSELETAYHQLQEQLELRSKAEDSLRSLSNRLLKIQEEERRTMAKELHDEVGQSLTVLKLLLGRIERMSPADTKLLVKEASDDVTGLISQVRNMSLSLRPSSLDELGLAPTLEALFKQLHNQARLEVHFDDGEIGVLHQNTRITAYRIIQEALTNIMRHSGTNEAWVSLHRSDNRLQFSVKDRGRGIDLMEIEATKSTGLSAMKERAGLVNGSFEIESMLGLGTTIQVSLPCGLT; encoded by the coding sequence ATGAAAGTGTTTCTTCTTGAAGACAATCCGGGTGACGTTCGCCTGATAAAAGAATATTTCAAAGACATGCCTGGAATATCTCTGGGAGGCACGGCAGAACTTTTGGATAAAGCGATCAACTTCCTTAACGAAAATGAAACGGAAGTAGCCCTGATAGATCTGAATGTGCCGGACAGCCCTGGCTTGGAAACGCTTAAAACATTGCGTGCGAAATTCCCAGATCTGCCCATTGTGGTACTTACGTCTAACTCAGATGAAGAGCTTGGATCCCGGGCGATTCATTTTGGTGCCCAGGACTATCTTGTGAAAGGCCAAGTGGAATCTGGTTTGTTACGCCGCGTTTTGTTTTATGCAGTTGAGCGGAAGAAATCGGAAGAAGCCATCAACGCCGCCGTGAGGGAATGGCAATCCACATTCGATTCGATCACTGATATCATAATTCTGCTTGACCGGAACCATCGTATCATCCGGGCTAACAAGGCTTTCACCGATACGTTCAAACTGAAGCATGACGCTGCGGTGGGCAGGCATTGTTATGAAATTGTCCATAACGCTCTCGAACCGCCTGTGTTCTGTCCCCATTCACGGACGTTAAGTACCTGCCAGGCGGCACGCGAGGAATTTTTCGAACCCAATTTGGGCATATATATCGAGGCAACCACCCTGCCAACATTCGATCAATTAGGAAATTGTACCGGCAGTGTCCATATCGTCAAAGACATAAATGAGCGCAAACAAGCCGAGCAATCGCTTCAGAATCTTAACGTTGAACTAGAAAATCGAGTCAAAGCTCGGACCAGCGAATTGGAGACAGCTTATCACCAATTGCAAGAGCAATTAGAACTCAGATCTAAAGCGGAAGATTCTTTACGCTCTCTATCGAATCGATTACTCAAGATACAAGAAGAAGAGCGGCGAACGATGGCCAAAGAGCTCCATGATGAGGTTGGTCAAAGCCTTACGGTTTTGAAATTGTTATTGGGTCGAATCGAACGCATGTCACCGGCTGATACAAAGCTCTTGGTCAAAGAGGCTTCAGATGATGTCACTGGATTGATTAGTCAGGTCAGAAATATGTCCCTCTCTTTACGGCCTAGTTCCCTTGATGAGCTAGGGTTGGCACCTACTCTGGAGGCGCTTTTTAAGCAATTACATAATCAGGCTAGATTGGAAGTTCATTTCGATGATGGGGAGATCGGAGTGCTTCACCAAAACACCAGGATTACAGCTTACCGCATTATTCAAGAAGCCTTAACCAATATTATGCGTCATTCAGGGACAAACGAAGCCTGGGTAAGCCTTCATAGATCTGATAACCGTCTTCAATTTAGTGTTAAAGACAGGGGACGTGGCATTGACCTTATGGAAATCGAAGCAACAAAATCTACCGGCCTTTCGGCGATGAAGGAAAGAGCCGGGCTTGTTAATGGATCCTTTGAAATTGAGTCAATGCTTGGGTTGGGGACAACCATTCAGGTGTCCCTCCCTTGTGGACTTACATGA